In Leptospira limi, a single genomic region encodes these proteins:
- a CDS encoding ABC transporter ATP-binding protein has product MLDTFFRIVQSSKIAFRLAYHSSPTLTLLITFLTILNGLFPSTLVWIGKLIIDSILHSKITSGNWYDLFYSETATYVYFEGIITVIYFGAQKLYFLCTTLLRIKLGQEVNERILSKAITLELSQFENSETYDQMTQARSEASSKPLSMVNRFFTIAQSSITIVSFFGLLVKLSPLASIILIIAAIPTFIAETKFSNHNFRLFRWKAKETREQVYLETLMAREDNAKEILLFNLGKEFLNRYKNNFQKIYAEDKKLTVKKSIVSFFLGLISQLAFYGSYIWIVSLALQKQITLGEMTMYLVIFRQGQSTFANALSAFGGIYEDHLYIENLMEFLNLSVPKKVGIHKSTNTKTGIVFDQVSFLYPGSTNDSLTDISFEIPAGEKLAIVGENGSGKTTLIKLLTRLYSPTKGNIYLDGINLVDWEEESLRERFGVIFQNFVQYQFKVGDNIGMGDVKQIQSESQWMSAAKLGMAHEFVTRLDFGYQTRLGKWFQDGRELSGGQWQKIALSRAFMRSKADILILDEPTSAIDAEAEMKVFEHFREHTMGKTVILISHRFSTVRMADKILVLEQGKKTEWGDHETLLSKKGKYEKLFRLQQAGYQ; this is encoded by the coding sequence ATGTTGGATACTTTTTTCCGTATCGTTCAATCATCCAAAATAGCGTTTCGGCTCGCTTATCATAGTTCCCCTACTTTAACATTACTCATTACGTTTTTGACTATCTTAAATGGATTGTTTCCTTCAACATTAGTTTGGATTGGAAAACTCATCATTGATTCCATCTTACATTCCAAAATTACATCTGGTAATTGGTATGACCTATTTTATTCTGAAACTGCAACTTATGTTTACTTTGAAGGAATTATCACTGTCATCTATTTTGGAGCTCAAAAGTTATACTTTCTTTGCACAACCTTACTAAGGATTAAACTGGGCCAAGAAGTCAATGAAAGGATCCTTTCAAAAGCAATCACCTTAGAACTTTCCCAATTTGAAAATTCAGAAACTTACGATCAGATGACCCAAGCAAGATCAGAGGCATCTTCAAAACCTTTATCAATGGTAAATCGATTCTTTACGATTGCACAATCTTCAATTACGATTGTAAGTTTTTTTGGATTACTTGTAAAACTTTCTCCATTGGCCTCCATCATTTTAATCATAGCGGCTATTCCAACATTCATAGCTGAAACAAAGTTCTCAAATCATAATTTCAGACTCTTCCGATGGAAAGCAAAAGAAACCAGAGAACAAGTTTATCTAGAAACATTAATGGCAAGAGAAGATAACGCAAAGGAAATTTTATTATTTAACTTAGGTAAGGAATTTTTAAATCGTTACAAAAACAATTTTCAAAAAATATATGCAGAAGATAAGAAGCTAACGGTTAAAAAAAGTATAGTGAGTTTTTTCTTAGGACTAATCAGCCAGTTGGCATTTTATGGATCTTACATTTGGATTGTAAGTCTTGCCTTACAAAAACAAATCACTCTTGGTGAAATGACCATGTATTTAGTAATATTTCGCCAAGGACAATCTACATTTGCAAATGCATTATCGGCATTTGGTGGAATTTACGAAGACCATTTGTATATCGAAAACCTTATGGAGTTTTTAAACTTATCAGTTCCGAAAAAAGTTGGCATCCATAAAAGTACAAATACAAAAACTGGCATCGTATTTGATCAAGTATCATTTTTATATCCAGGATCCACAAACGATTCACTAACAGATATTAGTTTCGAAATTCCAGCTGGTGAAAAACTAGCAATTGTTGGAGAAAATGGATCGGGGAAAACTACCTTAATCAAATTATTGACTCGTTTGTATTCACCTACTAAAGGAAATATTTATTTGGATGGAATCAATCTTGTTGATTGGGAAGAAGAATCTTTAAGAGAACGATTTGGAGTTATCTTTCAAAATTTTGTCCAATACCAATTTAAGGTTGGAGACAATATTGGAATGGGAGATGTAAAACAAATTCAATCAGAATCACAATGGATGAGTGCTGCAAAATTGGGCATGGCACACGAATTCGTAACACGTTTGGATTTTGGATACCAAACACGTTTAGGAAAATGGTTCCAAGATGGTAGAGAACTTTCCGGTGGGCAGTGGCAAAAGATAGCTTTGTCGAGAGCATTTATGAGATCCAAGGCAGACATTTTAATCTTAGATGAACCAACTTCTGCTATCGATGCGGAAGCAGAAATGAAAGTATTCGAACACTTTAGGGAACACACGATGGGAAAAACAGTCATTCTGATTTCTCATCGATTTTCAACGGTAAGAATGGCAGATAAAATATTGGTTTTAGAACAAGGTAAAAAAACCGAATGGGGAGATCACGAAACCTTACTTTCGAAAAAGGGAAAATATGAAAAACTATTTCGATTGCAACAAGCTGGATATCAATAA
- a CDS encoding methyl-accepting chemotaxis protein, protein MDDKYSNLGMKKLKELIDSFGERSKEIGSVASSIQQVAKQTNLLALNASIEAARAGEHGRGFEIVANEVTKLSFQTSEATKKISEILSRINLENSEANADVLEMEKQSVIEYADLWANNIAKVLESKFYIMATSLYGLKFLIQSLVHANIGMKREHLLLILQEYLIQNEQQLAYAICCEPNVIDEKDHEYQNKEGHDTKGRFVPYCHRHTGRISIEPLQGYDVPGENEWYVLPRDLGEDVMMEPYDYPIEGKTVKMTSLMTNLFLHSKFAGILGADFSLEQLQKELSPKKIFGIGTTSLVTYEGNFASHPEIGKLGSKVEGLNTDALLAIQKGESFTQIDSNHLVRILKPVRIGQSKRSWSILVEFNIISVLKK, encoded by the coding sequence ATGGATGACAAATATTCAAATTTGGGTATGAAAAAACTCAAAGAACTGATTGATTCATTTGGCGAAAGATCAAAAGAAATTGGTTCTGTTGCATCCTCCATCCAACAAGTCGCAAAGCAGACCAACTTACTTGCATTAAATGCATCCATTGAAGCGGCAAGAGCGGGTGAACACGGAAGAGGATTTGAAATTGTCGCAAATGAAGTCACAAAATTGTCCTTCCAAACCTCAGAAGCCACTAAAAAAATCTCGGAAATATTATCTAGAATCAATCTAGAAAACTCAGAAGCAAATGCTGATGTACTCGAGATGGAAAAACAATCCGTCATCGAATATGCAGACTTATGGGCCAACAACATAGCTAAAGTATTAGAATCAAAATTCTATATCATGGCTACCTCATTGTATGGCTTAAAATTTTTAATCCAAAGTTTGGTACATGCGAACATAGGTATGAAGCGAGAACACCTTCTACTCATCCTACAAGAATATTTAATCCAAAATGAACAACAGTTAGCGTATGCAATTTGTTGTGAGCCAAATGTGATCGATGAAAAGGATCATGAATACCAAAACAAAGAAGGCCACGATACAAAAGGCCGATTTGTTCCCTATTGCCATCGCCATACTGGTCGGATATCAATTGAACCTTTACAAGGTTATGATGTTCCCGGTGAAAATGAATGGTATGTCTTACCTCGTGATTTGGGTGAAGACGTAATGATGGAACCTTATGACTATCCTATTGAAGGCAAAACAGTAAAAATGACAAGTTTGATGACAAATTTGTTTTTGCATTCGAAATTTGCTGGGATTTTAGGCGCCGACTTTTCACTGGAACAACTTCAAAAAGAATTATCGCCCAAAAAAATCTTTGGGATTGGAACCACCTCACTTGTAACATATGAAGGTAATTTTGCTTCACACCCCGAAATTGGTAAATTAGGCTCGAAAGTAGAGGGACTCAATACCGACGCTTTACTTGCCATCCAAAAAGGAGAGTCCTTCACTCAAATTGACTCTAACCATTTGGTTCGAATTTTGAAACCAGTGAGGATTGGGCAAAGCAAACGTTCCTGGAGTATACTCGTCGAATTCAATATTATTTCTGTTTTGAAAAAGTAA
- a CDS encoding SDR family oxidoreductase, translating to MDIDSLIRELKTLLDSPKELVTIPEEKRLELMILCGKISRPDRNEVRKRNRTVRIEKKESLKTQEKQKTALTGIRRARESAVFKAPLQISDSAGWSWDNATELSQPKPCYICKTPFTKLHFFYDSMCPNCAELNYSKRYQTADLRGTVAVITGSRLKIGYQATLLLLRAGARVIATTRFPNDSAIRFSKESDFHLWKDRLQIFGLDLRHTPSVEIFCKFLENHLERLDILINNAAQTVRRPPGFYSHLLETEKIPIVDLPSEAQKLLSFYQHCKNELDSYRSDTEMKDTATALAVSWNHKTPGVGIRSSAALSQIPYSHDNSHELESVFPDGKLDADLQQVDLRKTNSWRLKLGEINTSEMLEVQLVNAVAPFVLCNRLVGIMRKDNTGKKHIINVSAMEGKFHRFKKEDRHPHTNMAKAALNMMTHTSAEDFAKDGIFMNAVDTGWVTDEDPIELAKRKQDLHDFQPPLDIVDGAARVVDPLFDGVNSGKHWIGKFLKDYFPIDW from the coding sequence ATGGACATTGATTCTTTAATACGTGAATTAAAAACTCTATTAGATTCACCAAAAGAACTCGTTACCATACCGGAAGAAAAACGCCTTGAGCTAATGATCCTTTGTGGGAAAATTTCAAGACCGGATCGAAATGAAGTTCGAAAACGGAATCGAACTGTTCGCATCGAAAAAAAAGAAAGTTTAAAAACCCAAGAAAAACAAAAAACAGCTTTGACAGGGATTCGAAGAGCAAGGGAGTCCGCTGTCTTCAAAGCTCCACTACAAATTTCCGATTCTGCTGGATGGTCATGGGATAATGCCACTGAATTATCCCAACCTAAACCTTGTTATATCTGTAAAACTCCCTTCACTAAATTACATTTTTTTTATGACTCCATGTGTCCCAATTGTGCGGAACTCAATTACTCCAAACGTTACCAAACCGCTGATTTAAGAGGCACTGTTGCCGTTATCACTGGTTCGAGATTAAAAATTGGTTACCAAGCCACTTTGTTATTATTACGTGCAGGTGCTCGTGTCATCGCGACAACTAGATTTCCAAACGATTCAGCGATTCGATTCTCCAAGGAATCTGATTTTCACTTATGGAAAGACCGATTACAAATCTTTGGTTTGGATTTAAGGCATACACCAAGTGTGGAGATTTTTTGTAAATTCTTGGAAAACCACTTAGAACGATTGGATATCCTCATCAACAATGCAGCTCAAACAGTCAGAAGACCACCTGGCTTTTATTCTCATTTACTCGAAACAGAAAAAATCCCAATTGTTGACTTACCTTCTGAAGCGCAAAAACTATTAAGTTTTTACCAACACTGTAAAAATGAATTGGATTCCTACCGGTCTGATACGGAAATGAAAGACACAGCAACTGCCTTAGCCGTTAGTTGGAACCATAAAACTCCTGGTGTTGGAATCAGGTCTTCAGCCGCACTTTCACAAATCCCATATTCTCATGACAATTCTCATGAATTGGAATCCGTATTCCCTGACGGTAAATTAGATGCCGATTTACAACAGGTGGACCTCAGAAAAACAAATAGTTGGCGATTGAAACTTGGCGAAATCAATACTTCCGAAATGTTAGAAGTACAACTGGTAAATGCTGTGGCACCTTTTGTTCTTTGCAATCGATTGGTTGGTATTATGCGTAAAGACAACACAGGCAAAAAACACATCATCAATGTTTCTGCCATGGAAGGGAAATTCCATCGATTTAAAAAAGAAGACCGTCACCCTCATACAAACATGGCTAAAGCAGCGTTGAATATGATGACTCATACCTCAGCAGAAGACTTCGCAAAGGATGGCATTTTTATGAATGCTGTTGATACTGGATGGGTGACTGATGAAGATCCAATTGAACTTGCAAAACGAAAACAAGATCTTCATGATTTCCAACCTCCCTTAGATATTGTGGATGGGGCTGCTCGTGTCGTTGATCCGTTGTTTGACGGAGTCAATTCAGGCAAACATTGGATAGGTAAGTTTTTAAAAGACTATTTCCCAATTGACTGGTAA